Within Sorghum bicolor cultivar BTx623 chromosome 2, Sorghum_bicolor_NCBIv3, whole genome shotgun sequence, the genomic segment GATATGACTGCACCTGCAACTGGATCTGCATGCATGTGAAGGTCTGAAATGCATCTCCGGTTCCATTTGTATATGTTTCCTCTACGACCACCGCCTGTTtgttgaaaaaaagaaaagaaaagaaaagaaaaggtaaaCTCAATCAGAGACTTCACGTGCACTTGCGATAATCTCGGGTAGTGATGACTGGCTGATGAACATGACATTGCCCAACGGCCATATCCAACTGATTACAGCTGAACCTCGAGTTAGTCTCCATTCATGTGTAAGATCATATTCAGACGACGCTAATACGTGTGCAGGTATGTATGTGCTAGGTCAAGGCTGAGCTTACCTGGACCAGCTGCATCTAAACATGGAGGGAATATAAACAACATCCTTTTTTTTCTGTATAACCATCATTAGGCACTTTATTCATTTGTGTGGTAATGAAGGCCATCACGTCCCTTGTCCGTCCCCATCCCCATCTGGACCGGAAAAAAAAGGGTTGGGCCGGACCCAAAAGACGGGCCGAATAAGGAGTGGACTCCCCTAAAATTCATCACAGCAAATAAGGCCTATATATAATCACGACACGGTCAAAATAAATCATGACACGACCGCCGCTGGTCTAGGGCAAGCAACACCGACACGATCACAGACCCGGCCGATCTGCTCCGTGCCTCCGCCTGCTCGAGCTCGACGCGGATCGGCGGATCGCGATCATTCTCCCCGGCGTTCCCGGCGTATAGTACCGTCAGAAAAGACTCCCCCTCCTCGCCCGGATCTCCAAATTATGTCGACTCTGGACGAGCCGCCGCAACCTACCTCGCCGGCCTATTACTACCCTACCTCGCCGGCGGCCTATTACCCTCCCTCGCCGCCGGCCTATTACTACCATACCTCGCCGGTTTACTCACCACCCTTGTCCTCGCCAGGCTCGAGCGCGCGTTGGTATTCCCCACCCCCATCGGCCCCGCCGGTTTACTGCGCGGTCCCGGTCTATGCCCCCACCTCGCCTGGCTATTCCCCGGACGAATGGTGGGGTGATCATACTACGTCTCCGTCGTCGCCGGGTTCACCGGTCTATTGCAACACCCGCACCTCACGGCCGATTCATGGCAACCGCTCAACGACGACGGCCAGCTCCTGCATCACGGGGCCTGCAGGTTACTGCGCTACTAGAGAATTCAACGATCAAGCGTGTCCGGCTCTGCTGGTATCGCCGGCATACGACTCCCCCACCTCGCCAGGTCATTTTCCAGAAGAATTCAACGATGTTTGGGGAGACATAACTCTGGCGGCGGACAAGGTACAAACACCGGCATCGCTCGAGTACTGCTACTGTTGTTCGACGACGCTGCAAGATTGCTGCTGTCAGGCCAGCGACGACGCCGCCCTCGCGCCGTGAGCTACTGTACCACGCCGCTGCTCCCTGGCTGCTGTCAGTTGTCACAGGCAACCGGGGTCCCTTTGCCAATATCTCCCGCTGGCGGCTGGCGCCGTGTTGCAGACTTGCAGTTTGTAATCGATCTCCTGCATTCTGGATTTCTGGGTCACGTCCGTGCAAGTCGTGCTGCATGCTTTTTTTAGTCGATTGTCTCTCTCCAGAACACATAACTTTGCTGAATTTTAAGCAGTGTGTTGATTTGTTTGTGAACCGTGATTTATACTTGCGCGCGGGCACTTATATAGTACCGAAAGTTGCTACATCATGATGTATCTATGTGGATTTCTTTGATCATAAATGCGTCATCCAAGTACTTCAAGGCATGATCCCCAAATCTTCCCTTCTCTAACAGCGCGGACGCAAAAGAGAAGTCACAATGCCACCCAGCCAAGCGCCGCCCGCCTCGCCACGTCAGGCTGCTCCTCGCCGGCATAGAAGATGGTGAGTGGTGCCACTGCCGTGGACATGGGCCCCACCATCTATTCGCCCCTTCGCCTAGCTAGATGAAACCCCAAATCAAAGCAGGGCCCGAGCTGCCGCCAAGACGAGACAGAAGGACTTCGGCTGCTTCATGGGCCCTGCCATCTCCTCTCCCCTCGCGAATGACTACAGCGTGTTGGCTTCTCAGGCCGCTCCCACCATTGACCTTGCCGCTAACCCGCTCGCCCGCCGGCCACGCCCCCGCTCCTACCGTAGACGCGCCCCAGCCACAAGTGGAGTTCCACCGTTGTCGCCTGGGTCGAGCATGTGGGAGCCCCGGCGACCCCGCCCCGCGGCTGCTCGCGCTCCTCCCCCGGCAGTCAGTGTTGGCTCAAGAAACATGTGAGCCTAACGTGCGACCGCAAGCCACTCTTTCTATGCTTGGTCCATGGCCTCGCTAGTCGCCGCCGGCAACCTACCTGCTCCTTCCTTCCTCTTCTCCGTAGCCGCTTCGGTCCAGGCCAAGTGTCATCCAGGGTGCTCGGTGCCAAGAGTGGACGAGACACCATCAATGCCGAGGACGATGGTGCGGGCGTCATGGGTGAGTAGGCCCTCTTGGTGCAGTTCGCGAAGCAGGACCATCTAGGTCGAGGAGAATAGTGCTGGAGTTTTGGGTCGAGGAGAGAGACACCGCAAATTTGAGTACCCTCTCTCCATCGATGCAAAATGGATTTGTGCTTTGCCTTCTATGTTAGAAGGTGTTTTCCTCCTGTATAAGGCCTTTTTGGGTATGGGTAGCATATGATGCCCTCCCTATTGGAGATGGTCTTAATTAGGAGATAAAGCCAAGTAGACATACATTCTGGCCCATATGTCGTATGGTAGCTTGCTGTGAGAATTGATTGAGGTTGAGGAATGCACAATGGCATTGCAAAGACTTTGTGCAGGTTACCTGCCTATTAGCCAAAGCCAAGTAGGCATTATTTTCCTCAGCGCTACATGTACAATACAATATGGAAGCCACTGAATCAGCATGTGTCTATGGCATCTGTTCAATATAGTGCAACCAGACGGGTATGTGAAGAGGTCCAATTTGTATTTGTGTTCCCGCATAACGAAGGCCATCATCGTCATGTCCCTTGTTGACCCCATCGCCATCTGACCAAAAAACAAGGGTCCTTCTACACGGAAGTCAAAACTTCCAATGCTTCGCTGGTTTAAAAAGCTATGGttgaaagtactgttcgctaATTTATTGTGCAAGAAATGACTGACAGCAAAATACGGCTTATAAGAAAAGTGTCGCCGCTGCCCACAACCCACCATTTTGCCGCAGTGAGGTGGGGTCTGGCCGGAGCGCTGTGGCCGCAAATGTGGTCGTAGAGCTCCGGTGAGACTCTACCGCGCCCACAATGGTCTCCTTCTACTCACCCTCTCTAACtgccgccatggctatgggcgcTCTCGTGCACTACTataaaaatgattttataaaacATTGTCCAAATATTAATGGAGACGATCACAAAATTTAACGTCTTGTAAAATACCAAAGGATTTTCGAaggcaaaactttttatttatGGAAATTTTGCTCTAGCTAGGACAATACAAATTTGTGAAATTGGCTGTGGGAAACTGAAATATTTTCTCTTTTGTTGTGGGACATTAATTCATTAATTCCTTTAGTATAGGACACCGCATAGTGTACCTACAGCCAATTTCACATATTTCGATGTCCCATACCAATTTGACATATTTGTAGTGTCCTGTGggaaaattttttatttatggAGCGGTCATAATTAACTATCTCACAAAACATCTAGTgacaaatatttttatatacagaGGTGGTCACAATTTATGGAGGCTGACATTTTATTTACTGAGGCGATCAAGACTGCGAGTCTCACAAAATTAATTTATGAAGGTGGTTAAAATTAcctctcaaaaatcaatttaggGAGTCACCTCCTAAACTCGATTTATAGAGACGGACCCTTAAATGACCCACCTTGGTTAAAAGGCTCAAGGCCCATCAACAGCCCACTATCAAACCCTAACTATAAAAgacaactctctctctctcaccacTTCAGCTCTTAGTCGCCGCACAAAGTAGAGCATCAGTTTCCTTCCCCTTCTCTTGCGCTCGTGACTCCTTCCATTTTCCCCTTTCGCTCGTGACTCGAGGAGCAGAGCAACaaccccctctccctctccactCCTCTTTGTGCCTTGCCTCTCTACGCAGGACGCACGGACCCTCCTCCAGCGCATGCAGACAGGCGCCTAGCTAGGTGGGGGATGGCCACGGCGGGCCCCCATACATCTTGTAGGCTCGCTTCTCTTACGGTTGACATACTGCGTCCTGTGAGCTCGATCCGATGGCAATCTGGTGGAGGATGGCCAGATCCAGTGGAAGGCGGCGACAATAAGGCAGGTACAACTCTCTCCATCTATCTCTatctccctccctctctttcCCTCTTCATTTGTCACtctttttgagaaaaaaatcGATCTCTCACTCTTCCCTCTCATCCTTTGTAGATCCATGGGCTGCAGGACTCTGGAGCAAGTAGATCCGGGGGACGCCATGATGGGAGCATGGAGGGCGGTGGGTGGCGTGTGTGGAGGATCCCAACGATAGCAGCATCAGAAGCCGGAGCTTTTTTCATATAGGAGGGTGTTGTGATATGTCATCTCCAAAAGGTACTTTTGACTATCTCGATTAAAAGCATTAACAAAATCCTAACGTTGCTCTCCCACCATTCTCACCGTCTAACCGGCCTACCTTTCCTAAGCCCCTTCTAAAGCCGTCAAATTTAGAGAAGAAGAGAGTGCGAGGCAATGGAGAAGAAATTTTTGAGAGATAGAATTGCTCCAAAACACTGAGTTGTTGTTCTATAGCATTTCTCAAAAAAACAAGGTTGGGCCGGTCTGAAAAGATGGGCCGAATAATAAGGACTCGCCTAAACTCATCACAGCACACCCACGACCACGATCACGGCCGTTTCAAGGCACCAGCCGCACTACCGCTCCCTAGGGGCTAGTCGGCTAGGGCAAGCAACACAGACACGATCACACTCCACCCGATCTGCTCCGCCTACTCTCGAGCTCGAGGCGGATCGGCGGCGGGCATGGCGTCGGCACCTGACGGGTCGCGACCCTACTCGCCGGCGTCCCCGTCGTTGCTGGACAGCATGCTCCCGACCCCGACCAGCCCTACCCCTCCGGCTCCGGGCACTCCCATGCCCGGATGGTGGGGATCGCCTATGTCAACTCTGGACGCGGCGTGGTGGTCGCCGCCGAACCCTATGCCCTTCTTCTCGCTGCCGGACGAACTCATCGCCACCCTATTACCCTACCTTACCTCAACGATTTCCTCCCCCACCTCGCCGATTTACTCCCCCACCTCGCCTATCTATTCCCCCACCTCGCCGATCTATTCCCCCGTCTCACCTCGCCATGACTGCTCCGGATCGACGAACGATTCCCCACCCCCACCCTCACCGGTTTACCGCGCGGTCCATTCCCCTACCTCGCCGAATCATTGCCCGGGCGAAGAATTCAACAAGTTGGGTGGTCATACATCTCCGGCGCCGGGTTCACCGGTCTATTGCCACACCCACACCCAGACCTCACCGCCGATTCATGGCAACTGCTCAACGGCGGCCGACTCCCCCACCGCGCCAGGTTACTGCCCTGGAGAATTCAACGATCATGCATCTCAGGCTCTGCTGGGATCGCCAGCCTGCTCTCCCACCTCGCCAGGTCATTTTCCAGAAGAATTCAACGATGTTTGGGGAGACATAACTCTGGCGGCGGACAAGGTGCAAGCCCCGGCATCGCCCGAGTACTGCTACTGTTGTTCGACGACGCTGCAAGATTGCTGCTGTTCTCAGCCCAGCGACGACGCCCCCGCGCCGTGAGCGCTCCCTCCGTTGTCACAGGTAACCCTGGGTCGCTTTGCCAAATGCCAATATCCTGCCGGCGGCTGGCGCCGTGGGCTCACCGCTCAGGTAGATATGATGTTGGTTATCTTAGCTGCATCGCAGCCTGCAATCTTGCATTCTGGATTTCTGGGTCACTTGCCGTGCAAGTCGTGCTGGATGACTTTTTTTAATTCGCTTGTTGTCTCTGTCTGAAGTCTGAACTCTAGAACAGATAAGTTTATTTGTCTctgaattttgaacttttaagcAGTGTGTTTGTTTTGTGAACCGTGATTTATACATGTGCGCGTGACTCCTCTTATTGAAGCACGCGTCAACGGACGTGTTctcagaaaaaaaatacttgCGCGCGTGCACTTATGATGAGTTACTGAAAGTTGCTACATCATGTATTCATGTGGATTTCTTTGATCATAGATGCATGATCAGGAAGTGCTTCAAGGCCAACCTGAAAACTTTGACATTCTGCCCCATATGTCTTCAGCTGGGGTAGCTTGCTGTGATTTTTGAGGTTGAGGAATGCAGTGGCATAGCAAAGGCTTGTGCAGGTTATTACCTGCCTGTTAGCCAAAGCCAAgcagcttttttttttctcttgatGCTACATGTACAGTACAGTGTACAGTATAGAATAGCCACCGAATGAGAATGTATCTATGGCATCTGTTGACACATTCTGTTGACCTGTTCTTGTCAAGTGCAGAGTTGGCTACCATTGCACTGAAATGAGATTCAGGAGCTAACACGCACATGTCTATAATCTCTCGACCTACAGCCAGCATCTGAATACTTATCGCAGGCTGTCTCAAGCAACATCTCTGCGTCTATTTGAACACCCAGTGTCCTCACACAGTTATATCTTTTCAGCATCGTATTGCCTTTCACATGGAGGAGGTAATGCTTGATTACAGGCCATCTCAAAGGACATCTACACATCCTTCCGTAAAATATGCTCACCCAGTCCCTTTTCAAGTTTCCTTCCCTGGAAGGCTGGAACAATCTGCTCACTAACTGTACCGTGAGTTCAACTCAAATTACTACACAGTCCACAGCTTCTTTCTTTCCCTCTTGTTTAACCGTTTGTAAAAACTTCACTTCTTTAGTTCTTTCAATAAATTCCTGTAGGGGCTTTATCGGCCCCACAGTTTGTTGCTTGACCTCACCGGGCGGTTTTCCCACCCTGCTGCCGTGTTGGACTATcgacatttttttaaaaaaaataccgACAGAAAGCATGCGAGTTTTGCAGTTTTTTCTACCATAGATCAAACTAGatttacaaaaataaagtacCGATGGTTGCCTGGTTGGCCACACACGCTCGCCTTCTGAGGTCCATCTCGTTGATTAGGCCACACACACACCTGAACTAGTGTTAGCTCCCGTTCTCGGGTTTTTTTCTGTAATACGCAAGAGGGTTGTGTATCTTTTCATTAAGCCGTTCTCTTGTTTTAATTTGTTCCTTCCAAACATTCCAGCTCGATCGCCTGCAGCATGCATGAGTTAATCTTATTTTTTGTTGTTGAGGACTTTGTCCCTGCTGCAGCGATGACGCCCATGCACCACTAGTCCAACGTCACGTTAGCTGCAACTTGTATGGCACAACTCGTCCAGGAGCTCATGAGCGCCATAACTCTTTGGCGAAAGGGGGGGATTCCAAATAGAGGTGTCATGTTGTTTCAGGAGCTTGATCACACAAGAGACAAGACGCATAAGCAGGGGTCGAAAGGCCAATTATTCCTCATAGATAGCTTATTGGCTGTTAGTATCTTTGCTTGAACCAAGAGCTATAGGTGAAGAATCTGTGCTTTCCCTCAGCATATATACGCCATTCAAATCGATTTTACAATGAAAGGGCAGTAGGAGCCTTTCAACTGAATTAGATAGACTGATTTATAGCAGTGTACTCCCGTATTGCCCACCTTCAGGTTTTTGTATCTTCTAGAATCTAGATCAGAGAGCTGGACGCCCAGAACTGCTGAACAAGGCCCCAAAGTTGAACAAATTAGGCCATTTTTTGTTCTCTCCATTCTCCATTCTCCAAAGTCCTCTTTGTCCAGTTATGATTATTCAGCCCCTCCCTAACGTCTTATTCTTGGGTCATGCCAATGCATATAGGCTTGGAGCAAGGTGCATTGGAGCTTTtccaggccagtctcaatgcatagtttcatgacacagttaccaagactataaactaggtaaccgagccacaagagttttatggggatgaaactcctctctcatctgatgaaactccttcatttaatgaccctgccaagtcagcaattttgtttatatggcaccctatttaatgtgcatgacactcccatgaaacatgcattgagactggccttagccaCTAGGAATGCTAAAATTTCACTCTAGCTCCTCAGCCTAGATTGACAATGCTTGCCCTCCATCTATATAACTATCGGGGCGTGGCGGCACAACCTTGCACAGTCTTGTGAAATCTACAAAGAATTGGATTccgtcttttttttttgggataAATTTGATTTAAGTTTGTGTGTGTGTTGAACTATCATGCTAGCCGAGCTGACCCGAGCACACTGAGTTCACCGGGCTAACAGGCCAGCCCAATACGGCCCAAGGTTTAAAGGGTTGTGCCGTGGGGGCAACTTGTGGACGGACATGACACGGAGTTGTTGTCATTCCAGCTCGTTGCCTAGCAAGGTTGTGCCGGCCGGGCTATAGGTGGCCCATTTGGCCATCTAATACCACCGTCGTCTGAAGCCTGTTCAGGGCTCATATTATCAAAAAGATATAAGTTTTGAACGTTACAGCCAGGACGAAACAACATGCTGGAAATTGTTTCAGGTGGATGAGAAGCTGCGTACGGTGACCCTCTCGCCGGGTATCACCGATAAGTTCACTTGGAAATGGACCTCCGATGGACAGTATTCCAGTTCTTCCGCATACCGTGCCTTCTTTGCGGGCTCCACCACACTTCTTGGAGCCAAGGAGCTGTGGCAGACCAAGGCGCCGCCCAAGGTCAAGTTTTTCTTCTGGCTGGCTCTTCATGGACGACTCTGGACGGCAGCTAGACGGGCACGTCATGGACTCCAGCAGACGGCGTCTTGTTCTCTGTGTGGACAGCAGGACGAGACTTCCGACCACCTACTCCTCGCTTGTGTCTACAGTAGGGAGGTTTGGTTCCGTCTGCTGAGCTTTACAAACCTTCAGCAGCATGCCCCGGGCTTGGACGACACTCTCACGGACTGGTGGCTGGGGACAAGGAACGTCATTCATGCCGACGTGCGCAAGCCATTCGACTCCATCGTCCTTCTGGTCACCTGGGAGATTTGGAAGGAGCGCAACAGGCGGACGTTCGACGACGCCTCACGCTCCCGCTCTTTGCTTCTTAAGCGCATCCAGGAAGAGATGGAGTCGTGGGTGGCTGCAGGCTACCGGCTCCTATCGCCGTTCGTTCACCTCGTCTCCTAGAGTgtccccctctccctctctcttttAGCGGATTAGTTCTATCCTAAGTATACCGGTCAAGCTCTACCGTTAACGCCGGTGCTCTGTGTTAGTGTGTTTGGCCATTAGCCTATGGCATCTCGCCATGGATCTTGACGTGCTTGTACTCAGACTCATTTTTCCCTTAAAGCAACACGTGCTAAGGCACGTTTTCGAAAAAAAAACCCACAAGACATGCTTTGCACCATTATAGCAAAGGATATTGACTGATTGCTTTATGAGAAGGGAACATATCTAGTGGAAACTACAACCTTCGTGAAAACTCGTGCAAACCACGTCAAAAAAGTTATCTAAATTCacaaaaaaatcacacatgtagatgatatgattatacacaatattttaaaatattttgtcCAAATTCGAATTCGTTtttgagatataaaaataacaaattttaaGCCAGAAAGTTGCCCCTAGGATCTGttagaaatttgttatttttatatcacgAATTTGAGTTTggacaagatattttacaagattgtgtatcatcatatcatctacatgtgtgaatttttttataaatttagacGACTTTTTTGTTATGGTGGGAAAAGGTATTGATTCCTCTcggagaaaaaaaaacagcagcAAAATGGTACACTAGTACAGTAATCACTACCAAAatggtggagttctcctagcgtttttagttagtaataaaacactatcactagtcaaaacactaggaaatccttactaggagacatttactggggaaagtttatactaaattttgagtactaaaacactaggagaacctCACATCACTAGGAGAAATTGAAAAATCTTGTTGTGAATGCGTAATGTTCGtagcatgcatatgcacttccaataataactttttttttcattttaacaaAATGCACTTACAAGATATATGCTCACGACGCGCTCACATCATGCTAATAAAGAACTACAGGTCCCTGCACGTGCACACCACTTGCGCATCCAAGCACGCGCACGCTGCTGAACCTCAGAGACCTGCTGGACAACCCGCGCCCGTCGCCGGCGTCGTCATCGCGCAAGAGATGGAGCTCGTCGGCCAGCGAACTCGGGACAACGAAGCGGCAGCTCTGGCTCTGATGAGGACgctgggcgccgccgccggcgtacCGCTGctcggccggcggcggccgctCCCGCgttcgatgatgatgatgaggaggaggaggagagccgCCGGGGGAGGACACGAGGTCGTAGTGCATCGTCCTTCTCGTTGCCCTGCGCTTCTTGATCGCGCCAAAGACGAAAGGGATGAGCCCCTCCATCCTCATTTCTCAGCGACGAGCCGAGCAGCTAGTGGATCGAGCTTGGAGGTGTAGAGAGGTTTTCTTTGCTGAATGAATCAACGAAGCACTGAAGCACACTGCAGTCGTCGATCGCTTCTAATTCATAGGTCTGATGAGGAAATATGGTGGGTTTCTCTTATATAGGACACGCAGGCAGAACCAGAAAGGGGGTATGGTAGTTTGATTTCCAGTTAGACACACTGACGGACTGACCGGAGCATGCATGCTTAATTGGCCCTTGGCCGTCGTCTGGCGGCTTTGGATATTTTGCATCAGTATATGCGCTAACTGCCATGGAGATAgatagacatatgcatgtacCTGCAGCGTTCGTACCTCCATAATAACGGCATTCAATCAATAAACAAAATATATGTACACCTGCTTCAC encodes:
- the LOC8059015 gene encoding DNA-directed RNA polymerase II subunit RPB1, translating into MASAPDGSRPYSPASPSLLDSMLPTPTSPTPPAPGTPMPGWWGSPMSTLDAAWWSPPNPMPFFSLPDELIATLLPYLTSTISSPTSPIYSPTSPIYSPTSPIYSPVSPRHDCSGSTNDSPPPPSPVYRAVHSPTSPNHCPGEEFNKLGGHTSPAPGSPVYCHTHTQTSPPIHGNCSTAADSPTAPGYCPGEFNDHASQALLGSPACSPTSPGHFPEEFNDVWGDITLAADKVQAPASPEYCYCCSTTLQDCCCSQPSDDAPAP